Below is a window of Helicobacter sp. MIT 05-5293 DNA.
CTTTAGGCTTTAACTCGGCACATCAAGCTCTAATGCCATGAGATGTAATTCTTTACCTTGAGTGATGATTGTTTGCTGACTATGGCATTTAGGGCAAGTGCTGTATGTCAGATCCTTAGCATCGAATCTGTGATGACAAGTTTGGCATTCCAAGATAACCTTTTGTGTTTCAATTTCGAGATTTGCATTGCGGCAGACTTGAGAATCAAGCTTGAAAGTTTCAAAAGAGTTTTTAATAAGCATTTGATCAACACCACTTCTTTCTCCGATAGCAATACGAATCGTGGCAATATTGTCGGCATGATGTTCTAAGGCATAATCCTCACACATTTCAATCAATGAGGCGACAATGGAATATTCGTGCATCAAGACCCTTTAATATTGCTAAATTTATTAAGGGAATTTTACCCAATAGTGGTAAAATAACCAACACTTTATTAAAGGATTAGAATCAAAGTGAAACGATTTAAAACGAAACAAATTTTTGTAGGCAATGTCGCTATAGGGGGAGATGCTCCTATCAGCGTGCAAAGTATGACTTTTAGTAAGACTTGTGATGTTCAGGCGACAAAAGAACAGATTGATAGGCTTTATCTTGCAGGAGCAAATATCGTGCGTGTCGCGGTGAGTAGCCCCAAAGAT
It encodes the following:
- the hypA gene encoding hydrogenase/urease nickel incorporation protein HypA, which gives rise to MHEYSIVASLIEMCEDYALEHHADNIATIRIAIGERSGVDQMLIKNSFETFKLDSQVCRNANLEIETQKVILECQTCHHRFDAKDLTYSTCPKCHSQQTIITQGKELHLMALELDVPS